The Bacteroidales bacterium genome segment ATAAGGGTTGATCTATTTCTTGGAAACCGTTGAGACATGGCATGTCTCTACANNNNNNNNNNNNNNNNNNNNNNNNNNNNNNNNNNNNNNNNNNNNNNNNNNNNNNNNNNNNNNNNNNNNNNNNNNNNNNNNNNNNNNNNNNNNNNNNNNNGCTGTCGTGCGGTCGTATTTCAATCTCCGAGACGCGAGCATCGCGTCTCTACTGCTGTGCCCTCGTGCCTTAGTGTCGTCGTGCCATCGTTCTCTTCCTCAGCCTCAACCCATTTTCTTCTTCCAAAATCTTATCGTATCTTCGTTCTTTTGAAAACCGACCATCATGAGCACACAACATGCCGACACCCTGTCAAAATCCCTGAACCTGAATGAATCGCAGGTAAAAAATACACTGGAACTGATTGGTGAAGGGGCCACCATTCCATTCATCAGCCGTTACCGGAAGGAAAGGACGGGTAATCTGGATGAAACCCAGATCACACAGATAAAGGAGCAGCACGAAAAGCTGGTGGAGCTTGAAAAGCGCAGGGAGAGCATCCTGAAAACCATCGAGGAGCAGGAGCAGCTTACGGATGAACTGGAGGAAAAGATCCGCAATGCATCCACCATGCAAGAGCTGGAAGACCTGTATCTCCCTTACAAACCCAAAAAGCGCACCCGTGCCACCAAAGCCAAAGAAAAGGGACTGGAGCCCCTGGCCAAAATCCTCATGAAACAACAGGAAGAAAACCCCGAACAACGGGCCAAAGAGTTCCTCAGTGAGGAGGTGCAGGATACAGAAGAAGCGCTGCAGGGAGCCCGCAACATCATTGCCGAATGGATCAATGAAAGCCGGCAGGCCAGAGAAAAAATCCGGAGGCTTTTCCACAAAGAAGCCCTGATTGAATCAAAAGTAGCCAAAGACAAGGAAGAGGAAGGTCAGAAATACAAAGATTATTTCGACTGGTCGGAGCTTATCGGACAAACCCCTTCCCATCGTTATCTGGCTATTCTGCGGGGCGAAAAGGAAGGGATTCTGAAAGTTAAAATACAACCCGAAAAAGAAGAGGCGGTAAAGATACTGGAACGTATTTTCCTGAAGTCCGAAAATGCCGGCTCGTATCAGGTTAAAGAAGCGGTTGGGGATGCTTATAAAAGGCTGCTGGCCCCTTCTATGGAAAATGAGGTCAAAGCTTATTACAAAGAAAAAGCGGATGATGAGGCGATCAAGGTGTTTGCAGAAAATCTGAGGCAACTGTTGCTGGCGCCTCCCCTGGGCCAGAAACGGGTTATGGCCATCGACCCGGGCTACCGCACCGGTTGTAAGGTGGTGTGCCTGGATGAGCAGGAAAACTTGCTGTACAACGAGACCATTTATCCGCACAAACCCCAGGAAGAAACCCGGCGGGCTGCCAAAAAGATCACTACGCTCGTCTCTTCTCATAAAATAGAGGCCATAGCCATAGGGAACGGAACGGCAAGCCGTGAAACAGAAGAATTTATCCGCAAGCTGAAGTTCGACCGCGACATCAACGT includes the following:
- a CDS encoding RNA-binding transcriptional accessory protein, producing MSTQHADTLSKSLNLNESQVKNTLELIGEGATIPFISRYRKERTGNLDETQITQIKEQHEKLVELEKRRESILKTIEEQEQLTDELEEKIRNASTMQELEDLYLPYKPKKRTRATKAKEKGLEPLAKILMKQQEENPEQRAKEFLSEEVQDTEEALQGARNIIAEWINESRQAREKIRRLFHKEALIESKVAKDKEEEGQKYKDYFDWSELIGQTPSHRYLAILRGEKEGILKVKIQPEKEEAVKILERIFLKSENAGSYQVKEAVGDAYKRLLAPSMENEVKAYYKEKADDEAIKVFAENLRQLLLAPPLGQKRVMAIDPGYRTGCKVVCLDEQENLLYNETIYPHKPQEETRRAAKKITTLVSSHKIEAIAIGNGTASRETEEFIRKLKFDRDINV